From a single Brassica oleracea var. oleracea cultivar TO1000 chromosome C5, BOL, whole genome shotgun sequence genomic region:
- the LOC106292452 gene encoding G-type lectin S-receptor-like serine/threonine-protein kinase RKS1, whose product MKIVFVIFFCSFLQTCISNDTIMRRQSLRDGEVLLSEGERFAFGFFSLGVSNLRYVGIWYAQISEQTVVWVANRDRPINDTSGLIKFSSRGNLCIYASVNTTEPLWSTNVSDSISEPTLVARLSNTGNLVLLDTLTGRGYWESFDHPTDTFLPFMKLGFTRKDGLDRVLTSWRSPNDPGSGNRTLRMDRRGFPELILHKGTIQWWRTGPWIGLRWSGVPEMNRGYIFNNSFVNNQDEVSFTYGVTDASVITRLLVNERGTIQRFTWIARDNRWNEFWSVPKEECDYYAHCGVNGFCDPISSETFECTCLPGFEPKITRHWFLRDYTGGCSRKNQTSLCREKDGFVKLTHAKIPDTENASVDMNLTLKECKQRCLGNCSCVGYASAYHDGVGGERGCLTWHGDMLDTRTYLNSGQDFYIRVDKEELARWDSNGSSRKTRVVLVLISLSAAVMLLMVIVFCFVRKRRKLNSLRRSSTTFSMVSFDFEDSLKFEDDRELPLFDLHTIAAATDNFSSHNKLGAGGFGPVYKGVLQNGMEVAVKRLSKNSGQGMEEFKNEVKLISKLQHRNLVRILGCCVELEEKMLIYEYLPNKSLDCFIFDEEQRAALDWPVRKGIIRGIARGTMYLHQDSRLRIIHRDLKASNILLDNEMIPKISDFGMARIFGGNQIEGCTNRVVGTIGYMSPEYAMEGHFSVKSDVYSFGVLMLEIISGKKNSSFHKDSSNLVGHIWDLWEKGEAKDIIDNLMDQESYSESEVVKCIHIGLLCVQENASDRVDMSSVLIMLGQNAIDLPNPKLPAFTAVRRRGRENVALVIAEPGSSVNDITFTDVQGR is encoded by the exons ATGAAGATTGTCTTTGTCATCTTCTTTTGCTCCTTCCTCCAAACTTGTATCTCCAATGATACCATCATGAGAAGACAGTCACTGAGAGATGGTGAAGTCTTACTTTCTGAAGGGGAGAGGTTCGCCTTTGGATTCTTCAGCCTTGGAGTTTCAAATCTCCGGTATGTTGGGATTTGGTATGCTCAAATCTCTGAACAAACCGTTGTATGGGTTGCAAACCGAGACCGTCCTATTAATGACACATCTGGTCTGATAAAGTTCAGCAGCAGGGGGAATCTCTGCATCTATGCATCAGTCAACACAACAGAGCCTCTCTGGTCGACCAATGTTTCCGACAGTATCTCGGAACCAACTCTAGTTGCGAGACTCTCTAATACAGGGAACCTTGTTCTCCTTGATACACTCACAGGGAGAGGTTACTGGGAGAGCTTTGATCATCCTACAGACACTTTTCTTCCCTTTATGAAACTTGGTTTCACACGAAAAGACGGTTTGGATCGGGTTCTGACATCATGGAGATCTCCAAACGACCCTGGCTCCGGAAACCGTACTCTACGGATGGACCGTAGAGGGTTTCCGGAGCTGATTCTACACAAAGGTACGATCCAATGGTGGCGCACCGGGCCGTGGATCGGGCTGAGGTGGAGCGGCGTGCCCGAAATGAACAGAGGATACATCTTCAACAACTCGTTTGTGAATAACCAAGACGAGGTATCGTTCACTTACGGGGTAACGGATGCTTCGGTGATAACGAGGTTGTTAGTGAACGAGAGAGGAACCATACAACGGTTCACATGGATCGCTAGGGATAACAGATGGAACGAGTTCTGGTCGGTTCCTAAAGAGGAATGCGACTACTACGCACACTGTGGGGTTAACGGTTTCTGCGATCCCATTAGCTCAGAGACGTTCGAGTGCACGTGCTTACCTGGCTTCGAGCCCAAGATTACTCGTCACTGGTTCTTGAGGGACTACACGGGAGGTTGTTCGAGGAAGAATCAAACTTCGCTGTGCCGTGAGAAAGACGGGTTTGTGAAGTTAACGCACGCGAAGATTCCCGACACGGAAAATGCAAGTGTTGATATGAACTTGACGTTGAAGGAGTGCAAACAGAGGTGCTTAGGTAACTGCTCTTGCGTCGGTTACGCAAGCGCTTACCACGACGGTGTGGGAGGAGAAAGAGGGTGCTTGACGTGGCACGGTGATATGTTGGATACGAGGACTTACTTGAACTCTGGACAAGATTTCTACATACGTGTTGACAAGGAAGAGTTAG CGAGGTGGGACAGTAATGGCTCATCAAGGAAGACGAGAGTTGTTCTGGTTCTCATCAGTTTGTCTGCAGCCGTGATGCTACTAATGGTCATTGTGTTCTGTTTTGTAAGGAAGCGGCGAA AGTTAAACAGTCTTAGAAGATCTTCAACAACCTTCTCCATGGTTTCTTTTGATTTTGAAGACTCACTCAAATTTGAAGATGACAGGGAGTTACCTCTTTTTGATCTTCACACGATCGCGGCAGCCACTGATAACTTCTCTTCCCATAACAAGCTTGGAGCTGGTGGTTTCGGACCTGTTTATAAG GGCGTGTTACAAAATGGTATGGAGGTAGCAGTGAAGCGGTTGTCGAAAAACTCAGGCCAAGGAATGGAAGAGTTCAAGAACGAGGTCAAGTTGATATCAAAGCTGCAGCATCGAAACCTCGTGAGGATATTAGGATGTTGCGTGGAGCTGGAAGAGAAGATGTTGATATACGAGTACTTACCAAACAAGAGTCTAGACTGTTTCATATTCG ATGAAGAGCAAAGAGCGGCGTTGGATTGGCCAGTACGGAAAGGAATAATCAGAGGAATTGCTCGTGGAACCATGTATCTACATCAAGATTCAAGACTGAGGATCATCCACAGAGACCTCAAGGCCAGCAATATACTTCTTGACAACGAAATGATCCCCAAGATTTCGGACTTCGGCATGGCTAGAATCTTTGGAGGCAACCAAATCGAAGGATGCACTAACCGGGTCGTTGGAACAAT TGGATATATGTCACCTGAGTATGCAATGGAGGGTCACTTCTCTGTAAAATCTGATGTCTACAGCTTTGGAGTATTGATGTTAGAGATCATTAGCGGAAAGAAAAACAGTTCTTTCCATAAGGATTCATCTAACCTTGTCGGACAC ATTTGGGATCTATGGGAAAAAGGTGAAGCAAAAGACATCATAGACAATTTAATGGACCAAGAGAGTTATAGTGAGAGCGAAGTGGTGAAGTGCATACACATTGGGTTGCTTTGCGTGCAAGAAAACGCTTCGGACAGAGTAGATATGTCCTCTGTTCTCATCATGTTGGGTCAAAACGCTATTGATCTTCCAAATCCTAAGCTTCCTGCGTTTACTGCAGTGAGAAGGAGAGGCCGCGAAAACGTTGCTTTGGTCATTGCAGAACCTGGTAGTTCTGTTAATGACATCACCTTCACCGATGTTCAAGGTCGTTAG
- the LOC106292449 gene encoding G-type lectin S-receptor-like serine/threonine-protein kinase At1g11330 isoform X2, which translates to MVVLLNTRRRFVLLLATVFCFSFRLCFGEDRITFTTPIKDSNSDTLICKSGVFRFGFFTPVNSTAKLRYVGIWYDKMPIQTVVWVANKDSPINDTSGVVSISSEDRNLVVTDGRNRTLWSTNVTVPVAPTTTWVLLMDTGNLALQDSRNNGETLWESFKHPYNSFLPKMTLGTNNRTGENLKLTSWKSYTDPSTGDYTAGLAPYTFPELLIWKNDVPIWRSGPWNGQVFVGLPDVDSLLFLDGFNLNNDNQGTVSMSYANGSFMYHFNLDPDGAIYQRDWRAPMRDWRIGVRFPKTDCDAYGKCGPYGICNSREDPQCKCVKGFVPSNATEWSARNWSNGCVRRAMLKCNASNGGGRGVGKGDGFMKLERMKVPINAIQSLANEQACPQQCTDNCNCTAYAYDKGIGCMLWSGSLVDMQSFVGSGIDLNIRLAHSELKTHSSLAIVITASVLGAAFVAAVCVLLACRRFRKRPEPKKDRSAEIMFKRMEELTSGNESASNQVKLKELPLFEFQVLATATDSFSLRNKLGQGGFGPVYKGKLPEGQEIAVKRLSRASGQGLEELMNEVVVISKLQHRNLVKLLGCCIEGEERLLVYEYMSKKSLDAYLFDPLKQKILDWKTRLNIMEGICRGLLYLHRDSRLKIIHRDLKASNILLDDNLNPKISDFGLARVFRANEDEVNTRRVVGTYGYMSPEYAMEGLFSEKSDVFSLGVILLEIISGRKNSHKEENNLNLLAYAWKLWNEGEAASLADTNVFDESFAKEITKCVQIGLLCVQEVANDRPNVSTVIWMLTTENTNLKKPKQPAIIGRRGASEAESSDQSSQKVSINDVSLTAVTGR; encoded by the exons ATGGTGGTTCTACTGAACACACGCCGTCGTTTTGTTCTTCTACTTGCAACAGTCTTTTGCTTCTCCTTTAGGCTATGTTTCGGCGAAGACAGAATCACGTTCACAACTCCGATCAAAGACTCAAACTCAGACACACTAATCTGCAAAAGCGGCGTGTTCAGGTTCGGTTTCTTCACTCCCGTAAACTCAACTGCTAAATTACGTTACGTTGGGATATGGTACGACAAGATGCCAATCCAAACCGTGGTTTGGGTCGCCAACAAAGACTCTCCCATCAACGACACTTCCGGCGTCGTCTCCATCTCCTCCGAAGACAGAAACCTCGTGGTCACCGACGGTCGAAACCGCACTCTATGGTCAACGAACGTCACAGTACCAGTAGCTCCAACTACTACATGGGTCCTGCTCATGGACACCGGGAACCTTGCGTTACAAGACAGCAGAAACAACGGGGAGACTCTCTGGGAGAGTTTCAAGCATCCTTACAACTCCTTCTTACCCAAAATGACCCTCGGCACCAACAACAGAACCGGAGAGAATCTCAAACTCACTTCTTGGAAAAGCTACACAGATCCTTCCACGGGGGACTACACAGCTGGTCTTGCTCCTTACACGTTCCCCGAACTTCTCATCTGGAAGAACGACGTCCCTATCTGGCGCAGCGGTCCCTGGAACGGTCAGGTTTTCGTCGGTTTGCCCGACGTGGACTCTCTTCTGTTTCTCGATGGGTTTAATCTCAACAATGATAACCAGGGAACGGTTTCGATGTCGTATGCTAATGGTTCCTTCATGTATCATTTCAACTTGGATCCTGATGGAGCTATCTACCAGAGAGACTGGAGAGCTCCCATGAGAGACTGGAGGATCGGTGTACGGTTTCCAAAGACAGATTGTGATGCATATGGTAAGTGTGGCCCGTACGGGATCTGCAATTCAAGGGAGGATCCACAATGTAAATGCGTTAAAGGGTTTGTGCCGAGTAATGCCACGGAGTGGAGTGCGAGGAACTGGAGTAATGGGTGTGTGAGAAGAGCTATGTTGAAGTGCAATGCAAGTAACGGTGGTGGTCGTGGTGTAGGAAAAGGAGATGGGTTTATGAAACTGGAGAGGATGAAAGTGCCGATCAATGCAATACAGTCTCTAGCTAACGAGCAGGCTTGTCCACAGCAATGTACAGATAACTGTAATTGCACGGCTTATGCTTATGATAAAGGGATCGGATGCATGCTTTGGAGCGGTAGCTTGGTTGATATGCAATCGTTTGTTGGAAGTGGCATTGATCTTAATATTAGGCTTGCTCATTCTGAACTCA AAACACATAGCAGCCTAGCAATTGTGATCACAGCATCCGTGCTAGGTGCTGCGTTCGTTGCTGCTGTTTGTGTTCTTTTAGCATGCAGGAGATTCAGAAAACGTCCAG AACCAAAGAAAGATAGAAGTGCGGAGATAATGTTTAAGAGAATGGAAGAACTTACTAGTGGTAATGAGTCTGCTTCTAACCAAGTGAAGCTCAAGGAGCTTCCTCTCTTTGAGTTTCAAGTGTTAGCCACAGCAACTGATAGCTTCTCTCTCAGAAACAAGCTCGGACAAGGAGGGTTTGGTCCTGTTTACAAG GGAAAATTGCCGGAAGGGCAAGAAATAGCAGTGAAGAGGCTCTCAAGGGCATCAGGACAAGGACTTGAGGAGCTTATGAACGAAGTGGTTGTCATTTCGAAGTTGCAACATCGGAATCTGGTGAAGTTACTGGGGTGTTGCATTGAAGGTGAAGAGAGGTTGTTAGTCTACGAATATATGTCAAAGAAAAGCTTGGATGCATATCTATTTG ACCCATTGAAGCAAAAGATTCTTGACTGGAAGACACGGTTGAACATAATGGAAGGAATATGCAGAGGTCTTTTGTATCTTCACAGAGATTCAAGACTAAAGATCATACACAGAGATCTAAAAGCTAGCAACATTTTGTTAGATGACAACCTGAATCCCAAAATATCTGATTTTGGGCTTGCAAGAGTTTTTCGAGCTAATGAAGATGAAGTTAACACAAGAAGGGTTGTAGGAACTTA TGGCTATATGTCACCGGAATATGCAATGGAAGGTTTATTTTCAGAAAAATCAGACGTTTTCAGCTTGGGGGTTATACTTTTAGAGATCATAAGTGGGAGAAAAAACTCTCACAAGGAAGAGAATAATCTAAACCTTTTGGCTTAT GCGTGGAAGCTTTGGAATGAGGGTGAGGCTGCTTCTCTAGCAGATACAAACGTCTTTGATGAGTCTTTCGCGAAAGAGATAACGAAATGTGTACAGATCGGTCTATTATGTGTGCAAGAAGTTGCAAACGATAGACCAAATGTTTCAACCGTTATTTGGATGCTAACCACCGAAAACACGAACCTCAAAAAGCCGAAGCAGCCTGCGATTATAGGAAGAAGAGGAGCTTCTGAGGCTGAATCTTCTGACCAGAGTAGTCAAAAGGTCTCTATCAATGATGTGAGTCTCACAGCTGTAACAGGGCGCTAA
- the LOC106292449 gene encoding G-type lectin S-receptor-like serine/threonine-protein kinase At1g11330 isoform X1 → MVVLLNTRRRFVLLLATVFCFSFRLCFGEDRITFTTPIKDSNSDTLICKSGVFRFGFFTPVNSTAKLRYVGIWYDKMPIQTVVWVANKDSPINDTSGVVSISSEDRNLVVTDGRNRTLWSTNVTVPVAPTTTWVLLMDTGNLALQDSRNNGETLWESFKHPYNSFLPKMTLGTNNRTGENLKLTSWKSYTDPSTGDYTAGLAPYTFPELLIWKNDVPIWRSGPWNGQVFVGLPDVDSLLFLDGFNLNNDNQGTVSMSYANGSFMYHFNLDPDGAIYQRDWRAPMRDWRIGVRFPKTDCDAYGKCGPYGICNSREDPQCKCVKGFVPSNATEWSARNWSNGCVRRAMLKCNASNGGGRGVGKGDGFMKLERMKVPINAIQSLANEQACPQQCTDNCNCTAYAYDKGIGCMLWSGSLVDMQSFVGSGIDLNIRLAHSELKTHSSLAIVITASVLGAAFVAAVCVLLACRRFRKRPAEPKKDRSAEIMFKRMEELTSGNESASNQVKLKELPLFEFQVLATATDSFSLRNKLGQGGFGPVYKGKLPEGQEIAVKRLSRASGQGLEELMNEVVVISKLQHRNLVKLLGCCIEGEERLLVYEYMSKKSLDAYLFDPLKQKILDWKTRLNIMEGICRGLLYLHRDSRLKIIHRDLKASNILLDDNLNPKISDFGLARVFRANEDEVNTRRVVGTYGYMSPEYAMEGLFSEKSDVFSLGVILLEIISGRKNSHKEENNLNLLAYAWKLWNEGEAASLADTNVFDESFAKEITKCVQIGLLCVQEVANDRPNVSTVIWMLTTENTNLKKPKQPAIIGRRGASEAESSDQSSQKVSINDVSLTAVTGR, encoded by the exons ATGGTGGTTCTACTGAACACACGCCGTCGTTTTGTTCTTCTACTTGCAACAGTCTTTTGCTTCTCCTTTAGGCTATGTTTCGGCGAAGACAGAATCACGTTCACAACTCCGATCAAAGACTCAAACTCAGACACACTAATCTGCAAAAGCGGCGTGTTCAGGTTCGGTTTCTTCACTCCCGTAAACTCAACTGCTAAATTACGTTACGTTGGGATATGGTACGACAAGATGCCAATCCAAACCGTGGTTTGGGTCGCCAACAAAGACTCTCCCATCAACGACACTTCCGGCGTCGTCTCCATCTCCTCCGAAGACAGAAACCTCGTGGTCACCGACGGTCGAAACCGCACTCTATGGTCAACGAACGTCACAGTACCAGTAGCTCCAACTACTACATGGGTCCTGCTCATGGACACCGGGAACCTTGCGTTACAAGACAGCAGAAACAACGGGGAGACTCTCTGGGAGAGTTTCAAGCATCCTTACAACTCCTTCTTACCCAAAATGACCCTCGGCACCAACAACAGAACCGGAGAGAATCTCAAACTCACTTCTTGGAAAAGCTACACAGATCCTTCCACGGGGGACTACACAGCTGGTCTTGCTCCTTACACGTTCCCCGAACTTCTCATCTGGAAGAACGACGTCCCTATCTGGCGCAGCGGTCCCTGGAACGGTCAGGTTTTCGTCGGTTTGCCCGACGTGGACTCTCTTCTGTTTCTCGATGGGTTTAATCTCAACAATGATAACCAGGGAACGGTTTCGATGTCGTATGCTAATGGTTCCTTCATGTATCATTTCAACTTGGATCCTGATGGAGCTATCTACCAGAGAGACTGGAGAGCTCCCATGAGAGACTGGAGGATCGGTGTACGGTTTCCAAAGACAGATTGTGATGCATATGGTAAGTGTGGCCCGTACGGGATCTGCAATTCAAGGGAGGATCCACAATGTAAATGCGTTAAAGGGTTTGTGCCGAGTAATGCCACGGAGTGGAGTGCGAGGAACTGGAGTAATGGGTGTGTGAGAAGAGCTATGTTGAAGTGCAATGCAAGTAACGGTGGTGGTCGTGGTGTAGGAAAAGGAGATGGGTTTATGAAACTGGAGAGGATGAAAGTGCCGATCAATGCAATACAGTCTCTAGCTAACGAGCAGGCTTGTCCACAGCAATGTACAGATAACTGTAATTGCACGGCTTATGCTTATGATAAAGGGATCGGATGCATGCTTTGGAGCGGTAGCTTGGTTGATATGCAATCGTTTGTTGGAAGTGGCATTGATCTTAATATTAGGCTTGCTCATTCTGAACTCA AAACACATAGCAGCCTAGCAATTGTGATCACAGCATCCGTGCTAGGTGCTGCGTTCGTTGCTGCTGTTTGTGTTCTTTTAGCATGCAGGAGATTCAGAAAACGTCCAG CAGAACCAAAGAAAGATAGAAGTGCGGAGATAATGTTTAAGAGAATGGAAGAACTTACTAGTGGTAATGAGTCTGCTTCTAACCAAGTGAAGCTCAAGGAGCTTCCTCTCTTTGAGTTTCAAGTGTTAGCCACAGCAACTGATAGCTTCTCTCTCAGAAACAAGCTCGGACAAGGAGGGTTTGGTCCTGTTTACAAG GGAAAATTGCCGGAAGGGCAAGAAATAGCAGTGAAGAGGCTCTCAAGGGCATCAGGACAAGGACTTGAGGAGCTTATGAACGAAGTGGTTGTCATTTCGAAGTTGCAACATCGGAATCTGGTGAAGTTACTGGGGTGTTGCATTGAAGGTGAAGAGAGGTTGTTAGTCTACGAATATATGTCAAAGAAAAGCTTGGATGCATATCTATTTG ACCCATTGAAGCAAAAGATTCTTGACTGGAAGACACGGTTGAACATAATGGAAGGAATATGCAGAGGTCTTTTGTATCTTCACAGAGATTCAAGACTAAAGATCATACACAGAGATCTAAAAGCTAGCAACATTTTGTTAGATGACAACCTGAATCCCAAAATATCTGATTTTGGGCTTGCAAGAGTTTTTCGAGCTAATGAAGATGAAGTTAACACAAGAAGGGTTGTAGGAACTTA TGGCTATATGTCACCGGAATATGCAATGGAAGGTTTATTTTCAGAAAAATCAGACGTTTTCAGCTTGGGGGTTATACTTTTAGAGATCATAAGTGGGAGAAAAAACTCTCACAAGGAAGAGAATAATCTAAACCTTTTGGCTTAT GCGTGGAAGCTTTGGAATGAGGGTGAGGCTGCTTCTCTAGCAGATACAAACGTCTTTGATGAGTCTTTCGCGAAAGAGATAACGAAATGTGTACAGATCGGTCTATTATGTGTGCAAGAAGTTGCAAACGATAGACCAAATGTTTCAACCGTTATTTGGATGCTAACCACCGAAAACACGAACCTCAAAAAGCCGAAGCAGCCTGCGATTATAGGAAGAAGAGGAGCTTCTGAGGCTGAATCTTCTGACCAGAGTAGTCAAAAGGTCTCTATCAATGATGTGAGTCTCACAGCTGTAACAGGGCGCTAA
- the LOC106292448 gene encoding G-type lectin S-receptor-like serine/threonine-protein kinase At1g11330 yields MVVLLNSHPCFVLLLLLAAFYCFSLSLCFGEDRLTFSTPIKDSESKTLLCKKGIFRFGFFTPANSTSRLRYVGIWYDKIPVQTVVWVANRDAPINDTSGVVSISDDGNLVVTDGRNRSIWSTNVTVPVAPNATWVQLMENGNLRLQDNRNNGEIIWESFKHPYSSVLPRMSLLINSKTGENIGLTSWRSYTDPSTGNYTVTLVAFPFPELLIRKNSATQWRSGPWNGQVFIGLPDMDSLLNIDGFNLNNDNQGTVSLSYANDSFMYHFNLDPNGAIYQRDWSTSMNDWRVGVRFPSTDCDEYNRCGPYGSCNYREDPQCKCIKGFVPRNNTEWSVGNWISGCVRRAPLRCERLRNGTSNGGKEDWFLKVQKMKVPVNVQPSLANAQACPKVCLDNCSCTAYAYDQGIGCMLWSGSLVDMQSFLGSGIDLYIRLSHSELKAHSKRAIMITALVLGVVFVSAVCVLLACLKLNKRPGEPKKDRSVEQLLKRMEEVNSGDEPASNQVKLEELPLFEFQVLATATDDFSLRSKLGQGGFGPVYKGKLPEGQEIAVKRLSRASGQGLEELMNEVVVISKLQHRNLVKLLGCCIEGEERLLVYEYMPKKSLDAYLFDPLKQKILDWKTRFNIMEGICRGLLYLHRDSRLRIIHRDLKASNILLDDNLNPKISDFGLARVFRANEDEANTRRVVGTYGYMSPEYAMEGLFSEKSDVFSLGVILLEIISGRRNSHKEENHPNLLSYVWTLWNEGEAASLADPNVFDESFVKEIANCVQIGLLCVQEVADDRPNVSTVIWMLTTENMNLPEPKQPAFITRREKSEGESSNQSSQKVSINDVSLTSVTGR; encoded by the exons ATGGTGGTTCTACTGAACTCACATCCTTGTTTTGTTCTTCTTCTTCTTCTTGCAGCATTCTATTGCTTCTCTCTGAGCCTATGTTTCGGCGAAGACAGACTCACCTTCTCAACTCCGATCAAAGACTCAGAGTCAAAGACACTTCTCTGCAAAAAGGGTATTTTCAGGTTCGGTTTCTTCACTCCTGCAAACTCCACTTCTCGCTTACGTTATGTTGGGATTTGGTACGACAAGATTCCAGTTCAAACTGTGGTTTGGGTCGCCAACAGAGACGCTCCCATCAACGACACTTCCGGTGTTGTTTCCATCTCTGACGACGGGAACCTCGTGGTTACCGATGGTAGAAACCGCAGTATATGGTCTACCAACGTCACAGTACCAGTAGCTCCAAATGCTACTTGGGTCCAGCTAATGGAAAACGGGAATCTTAGGCTACAAGACAACAGAAACAACGGCGAGATCATATGGGAGAGTTTCAAGCACCCCTATAGCTCTGTGTTGCCAAGAATGAGTCTCTTGATCAACAGTAAAACCGGAGAAAACATCGGTCTTACTTCTTGGAGAAGCTACACAGATCCTTCAACAGGGAACTACACAGTTACTCTTGTCGCTTTCCCGTTTCCTGAGCTTCTAATCAGGAAGAACAGTGCTACACAGTGGCGTAGCGGTCCCTGGAACGGCCAGGTTTTCATCGGTTTACCGGATATGGATTCCCTTCTGAACATTGATGGGTTTAACCTCAATAATGATAACCAAGGCACGGTTTCGTTGAGCTATGCTAATGACTCCTTCATGTATCACTTCAACTTGGATCCTAATGGAGCTATATATCAAAGAGATTGGAGCACTTCTATGAATGATTGGAGAGTCGGTGTTAGGTTCCCATCCACAGACTGTGATGAATACAACAGATGTGGTCCATATGGGAGCTGCAATTACCGGGAAGACCCACAGTGTAAATGCATAAAAGGGTTTGTGCCTAGGAATAACACTGAGTGGAGTGTAGGAAACTGGATTAGTGGATGTGTGAGAAGAGCTCCACTACGGTGCGAGAGACTCAGGAATGGAACTAGTAACGGAGGAAAAGAAGATTGGTTTTTGAAAGTGCAGAAGATGAAAGTACCAGTGAATGTGCAACCGTCTTTAGCTAATGCCCAAGCTTGTCCTAAGGTTTGTTTAGATAACTGTTCTTGCACAGCTTATGCATATGATCAAGGCATTGGATGCATGCTTTGGAGCGGTAGCTTGGTTGATATGCAATCATTCTTGGGAAGTGGCATTGATCTTTATATTCGACTCTCGCATTCTGAACTCA AAGCACATAGCAAGAGAGCAATAATGATCACAGCACTTGTGCTAGGCGTTGTGTTTGTTTCTGCGGTTTGTGTTCTTTTAGCATGCCTGAAACTCAATAAGCGTCCAG GAGAACCAAAGAAAGATAGAAGCGTAGAGCAATTGTTAAAGAGAATGGAAGAAGTTAATAGTGGTGATGAGCCTGCTTCTAACCAAGTTAAGCTAGAGGAGCTTCCGCTCTTTGAGTTTCAAGTGTTAGCTACAGCAACTGATGACTTCTCTCTCAGAAGCAAGCTCGGACAAGGCGGATTTGGTCCTGTTTACAAG GGAAAGTTACCTGAAGGGCAAGAAATTGCGGTGAAGAGGCTCTCAAGGGCATCAGGACAAGGACTTGAGGAGCTTATGAACGAAGTGGTTGTGATTTCGAAGTTGCAACATAGGAATCTGGTGAAGTTACTTGGTTGTTGCATTGAAGGAGAAGAAAGGTTGCTAGTCTACGAATATATGCCAAAGAAAAGCTTGGATGCATATCTATTTG ACCCTTTGAAGCAAAAGATTCTTGATTGGAAGACTCGGTTCAACATAATGGAAGGAATATGCAGAGGTCTTTTGTACCTTCACAGAGATTCAAGACTAAGGATCATACACAGAGATCTAAAAGCCAGCAACATTTTGTTAGATGACAACCTGAATCCTAAAATATCTGATTTCGGGCTTGCAAGAGTTTTCCGAGCGAATGAAGATGAAGCTAACACAAGAAGGGTTGTAGGGACATA CGGCTACATGTCACCGGAATATGCAATGGAAGGTTTATTTTCAGAAAAATCAGACGTTTTCAGCTTGGGGGTTATACTTTTAGAGATCATAAGCGGGAGAAGAAACTCTCACAAGGAAGAGAATCATCCAAATCTTTTATCTTAT GTGTGGACGCTGTGGAATGAGGGTGAGGCTGCTTCTCTAGCAGATCCAAACGTCTTTGATGAGTCTTTCGTGAAAGAGATAGCAAATTGTGTTCAGATTGGTTTGTTGTGTGTGCAAGAAGTTGCTGACGATAGACCGAATGTTTCAACTGTGATCTGGATGCTAACAACTGAGAACATGAACCTCCCTGAGCCGAAGCAGCCTGCGTTTATAACAAGAAGAGAAAAGTCTGAGGGTGAATCTTCTAACCAGAGTAGTCAAAAGGTCTCTATCAATGATGTGAGCCTCACATCTGTTACTGGGCGTTAA